Genomic window (Dyadobacter fanqingshengii):
AGTGAATCTACTGGATTTGACCCGTAAAACGGAGCAGCAGGCTGAGGTCCATTATTCCACTCCATTGCAATATTTATATGAACCGCATGCTGCGGTTTTGAAAGCAGGTGCATTCAGGACCATTTGCAACACCTTTTCTCTGAATAAACTGGCCATTAACAGTCAGTTATATACGTCAGAGCATTTGTTAAACGGGTTTCCCGGACGTGTTTTTGAAGTAGTCGCTGTTTGCAAACCGGCCATCCGTGAAATTAAGAAAATTATCGGAGGCGATAAGGCGAACCTTACGGTCCGTAATTTTCCGGCGAGCAGTGAGGATTTAAGGAAAAAATTGAAATTAAAGGATGGTGGCATGTTTTATCTTTTCGCCACCACACTCGCTGACAATTCCAGAGTAATGATCGTCACCATAAAGCCGAAGCGTTAAAGGAATTTTTCTGCATACTCTTTCTCGGAAAACCCGATCGCTACGGCCTTTCCGGATTCGTCTTCAATGAGCGGACGTTTGATCACGGACGTATGCGCTATCATTAGTTTCGCGGCCGATTTCTCGTCTGTTATCAACGCCTTTTCTTCGTCGGAAAGGCCTTTCCAGGTTGTG
Coding sequences:
- a CDS encoding ArsC family reductase; its protein translation is MLTVYGIPNCDTVKKTRTWLEKNNIEYAFHNYKTEGISKDRITVWFKSLPWDKVVNKGSTTWKGLSDEEKALITDEKSAAKLMIAHTSVIKRPLIEDESGKAVAIGFSEKEYAEKFL